One genomic segment of Kiritimatiella glycovorans includes these proteins:
- a CDS encoding ABC transporter permease produces the protein MRHPLLKLIAIRYKEFIREPGIVFWTIIFPILMAWGLGMAFTGNSDLPTSIALIESQHTTNNTFQEFLESASTQTNEEGNTFFAKKLDNEELGASTFHFYPTDSAGAVQMLKQGKSQLTLKEKPDSLIYIFDPHNSEAKLAYLVLNAGIENKQTRHTMAEIRPLTTVGTRYIDFLVPGLLALGVMNSFLWGISYALIDMRVKKLMRRLVATPMKKSHFLISHFFARISLAFVEAFILIGFSKYFFDIKLEGSWVAFFLIFLAGNLAFTGIGVLISSRTSNSRVGTGLINVISLPMTILSGIFFSYHNFPDSIVKIIELLPLTILADNIRSVFIEGAGVVQVLPGTIILTSLGLVLFTIGLRIFKWY, from the coding sequence GTGAGACATCCGCTATTAAAACTTATTGCCATCCGATACAAGGAATTTATCCGGGAACCCGGTATTGTGTTCTGGACCATTATATTCCCCATTCTCATGGCCTGGGGTTTGGGCATGGCCTTTACCGGCAACAGCGATTTACCCACCTCCATTGCACTGATTGAAAGCCAACATACAACCAATAATACTTTCCAGGAATTTTTGGAATCCGCATCGACACAAACCAATGAAGAAGGCAATACCTTTTTTGCCAAAAAACTGGATAATGAAGAGCTGGGCGCATCCACCTTTCATTTCTACCCGACTGATTCGGCCGGTGCCGTGCAGATGCTAAAACAGGGCAAATCGCAACTAACCCTTAAAGAGAAACCCGATTCACTCATTTATATATTCGACCCGCATAACAGCGAAGCCAAACTGGCGTATTTGGTATTAAACGCAGGCATTGAAAATAAGCAAACCAGGCATACCATGGCCGAAATCCGGCCGCTTACCACGGTGGGAACGCGCTATATCGATTTTTTGGTGCCGGGATTGCTTGCGCTGGGTGTTATGAATTCTTTTTTATGGGGTATTAGCTATGCACTGATTGATATGCGCGTGAAAAAACTCATGCGCCGACTGGTGGCAACACCGATGAAAAAATCACATTTTCTCATTTCGCACTTTTTTGCCCGCATCAGCCTGGCGTTTGTGGAGGCTTTTATTTTGATCGGCTTCTCCAAATATTTTTTCGATATTAAACTGGAAGGTAGCTGGGTCGCTTTTTTCCTCATTTTCCTGGCCGGAAACCTGGCATTTACCGGCATTGGCGTTCTAATTTCATCAAGAACATCCAATTCACGCGTTGGCACCGGGTTAATCAATGTTATTAGTCTGCCCATGACCATTTTGTCGGGAATTTTCTTTAGCTACCATAACTTTCCCGATTCAATCGTGAAAATAATTGAACTTTTGCCGCTTACCATACTGGCCGATAACATACGCAGTGTGTTTATTGAAGGGGCCGGTGTAGTCCAGGTTCTACCGGGCACCATTATTTTAACCTCATTGGGATTGGTGCTTTTTACAATCGGCTTAAGGATATTTAAGTGGTATTAA
- a CDS encoding IS91 family transposase, with translation MGIADTIDCGDLERGFARVRCDHCKHEYLLAFSCKGRWFCPSCHLPAPKRLRQAGQKKVELFGALLSEAVLFPVPHRHFTFGIPKMLRPYFRHNRDLLKDLCRLAHECLLEYLRTTLNLTEGLPGIVMAIHTFGEYLDFHPHLHALVADGLFVRSGLFYVLPDVSLKPLEELFRARVITFLVDKGLLPPERANMLRGWVHSGFNVHRSRRVLPDEREDLERLAQYIIRNPFAVEKIQVAEPNPSNPDLSACGHAQADGSIIYRSGLNPKIQRNFEVFSPCDFIAAITQHIPDKSFQLVRYYGWYSNKMRGQRDKQAAEEAKAPGQAVQIIDVSDHKPRRIPSPKWRELIKKVWEADPLLCPKCQKEMRIVSLIDDRAVIERILRHLGLWEQGVRVLPARAPPEVADRVIEPCFDDPFPDYDTEPVMMYANG, from the coding sequence TTGGGAATAGCTGATACAATCGACTGCGGCGACCTCGAACGCGGCTTCGCCCGCGTACGCTGCGATCACTGCAAGCACGAGTACCTGTTGGCGTTCTCCTGCAAGGGGCGCTGGTTCTGCCCGTCGTGCCACCTGCCTGCGCCGAAGCGGCTTCGGCAGGCAGGCCAGAAGAAAGTCGAGCTCTTTGGCGCGCTCCTGTCCGAGGCGGTCCTCTTTCCCGTCCCGCACCGGCATTTCACCTTCGGCATCCCGAAGATGCTGCGCCCCTATTTCCGTCACAACCGCGACCTGCTCAAGGACCTGTGCCGTCTGGCGCACGAGTGCCTGCTCGAATACCTGCGCACCACGCTCAATCTAACCGAGGGCCTGCCCGGCATCGTCATGGCGATCCACACCTTCGGCGAATACCTGGACTTCCACCCGCACCTGCACGCACTCGTTGCCGACGGCCTGTTCGTGCGCTCGGGCCTGTTCTATGTCCTGCCCGATGTCAGCCTCAAGCCGCTGGAGGAATTGTTCCGGGCTCGGGTCATCACGTTTCTGGTGGACAAGGGGCTTCTGCCGCCCGAGCGGGCGAACATGCTGCGCGGCTGGGTCCATTCCGGCTTCAACGTGCACCGCAGCCGACGCGTGCTGCCCGACGAGCGTGAGGATCTGGAGCGCCTCGCCCAGTACATCATCCGCAACCCTTTCGCCGTCGAAAAGATACAGGTTGCCGAGCCCAACCCATCCAACCCAGACCTGTCTGCGTGCGGACACGCACAGGCAGACGGCTCGATCATCTACCGCTCCGGGCTCAACCCGAAGATACAGCGCAACTTCGAGGTCTTCAGCCCGTGCGACTTCATAGCGGCCATCACACAACACATCCCCGACAAGAGTTTCCAGCTTGTCCGCTACTACGGGTGGTACAGCAACAAGATGCGCGGCCAGCGCGACAAACAGGCCGCCGAAGAGGCAAAGGCGCCAGGCCAGGCCGTGCAGATCATCGATGTATCCGACCACAAGCCGCGACGCATCCCGTCACCGAAATGGCGCGAACTCATCAAGAAAGTCTGGGAAGCCGATCCGCTGCTGTGTCCGAAATGCCAGAAAGAGATGCGTATCGTTTCTCTGATCGACGACCGGGCGGTGATCGAGCGCATCCTCCGCCACCTGGGCCTCTGGGAACAGGGTGTGCGCGTCCTACCGGCGAGGGCGCCGCCTGAAGTTGCCGACCGGGTCATCGAGCCCTGTTTCGATGACCCATTCCCGGATTACGACACCGAACCGGTGATGATGTACGCGAACGGCTGA
- a CDS encoding SDR family oxidoreductase, translated as MSYLDQFFGLSGKVAVITGGGGVLAYEIGSGLSQAGVKIVFLDINEEAAQAAATRINEKGGDAIGLKTNVLDLDALKVTRDEVLAKYGKVDILLNAAGGNMPGATISPEQTVFDLNISDLDKVTSLNFNGTVLPSMVFGEVMAKQQSGNIINFSSMAAMQSITRVLGYSTAKAAVSNFTAWMAMEMAMKFGGTVRVNAIAPGFFIGNQNRALLTNPDGSYTDRGNKVINKTPMGRFGEARELVGAIMFLASDSAASFVTGIVLPIDGGFSTFSGV; from the coding sequence ATGAGTTATTTAGATCAGTTTTTTGGTTTAAGCGGCAAAGTAGCCGTTATAACCGGTGGCGGCGGTGTGCTTGCCTACGAAATAGGAAGCGGCTTATCGCAAGCCGGAGTTAAAATCGTTTTTCTCGATATTAACGAAGAAGCGGCACAAGCAGCAGCGACACGCATAAACGAAAAAGGCGGCGATGCCATTGGGCTAAAAACCAATGTACTCGACCTCGACGCACTGAAAGTTACCCGCGATGAGGTATTGGCCAAATACGGGAAAGTTGACATTCTGCTAAATGCTGCAGGAGGCAACATGCCGGGCGCAACCATCTCGCCTGAGCAAACCGTTTTCGACCTCAACATCAGCGACCTCGACAAAGTTACCAGCCTCAATTTTAATGGTACTGTTTTACCTTCGATGGTTTTTGGCGAAGTAATGGCAAAGCAACAATCGGGCAATATCATCAACTTTTCGTCGATGGCTGCCATGCAGTCGATTACACGTGTACTGGGCTACTCAACTGCAAAAGCAGCTGTTTCGAACTTTACAGCGTGGATGGCCATGGAAATGGCCATGAAATTTGGAGGAACCGTTAGGGTAAATGCCATTGCCCCAGGCTTCTTTATTGGCAACCAAAACCGTGCACTGCTCACCAACCCCGACGGCAGTTATACCGATCGAGGCAATAAGGTAATCAACAAAACCCCTATGGGGCGCTTTGGCGAAGCACGTGAGTTGGTTGGCGCTATTATGTTCCTTGCCAGCGATAGCGCAGCATCGTTTGTTACCGGCATTGTGTTACCTATCGATGGTGGTTTCAGCACTTTCAGCGGTGTTTAG
- the uxuA gene encoding mannonate dehydratase → MNNFNNNAAYSSPSGGAGNYSFLYSWRWFGPTDRITLNQIRQTGASGIVNALHQIPVGDVWTKEAILKRKKMIEDAGLTWIVVESLPVSEDIKKKSGNYLQHIENYKHSLRNLSECGIKTVCYNFMPILDWSRTNLKHIFDDGTYTSGFQYHIFAAFDLFILQREGAKNDYPEEVVKKAQDYLYNLPKEKVKELQDTILYGLPGSMETYTPEAFKEMLKSYEGIDRTMLKEHLSYFLNEIVPVAEEVGIKMAVHPDDPPWNLLGLPRIVSTCDDLKEIVNMIDSPSNGITLCTGSLGVGHFNDLTKIAAELAPHIHFVHLRNVVRDSSLNFQEETFFEGDIDMIGVVKVLVKEMQHRHAQTGEHVQLPVRPDHGHQILDDVGKENYPGYSLYGRMKNLAEIKGLTIGIMNMMKG, encoded by the coding sequence ATGAACAATTTTAACAATAATGCAGCTTACTCCTCCCCCTCTGGGGGGGCGGGGAATTATTCTTTCCTTTACTCATGGCGTTGGTTTGGCCCAACCGACCGTATTACATTAAACCAAATACGGCAAACCGGAGCCAGTGGCATTGTAAATGCCTTACACCAAATACCAGTAGGCGATGTATGGACAAAAGAAGCCATTTTGAAACGAAAAAAAATGATCGAAGACGCAGGGCTTACTTGGATTGTTGTTGAAAGTCTGCCTGTTAGCGAAGACATTAAAAAGAAAAGTGGTAATTACCTTCAACATATCGAAAACTACAAACACTCGCTGCGTAACCTTTCGGAATGTGGCATCAAAACGGTTTGCTACAATTTTATGCCTATTTTGGACTGGTCGCGCACCAACCTGAAACATATCTTCGACGACGGAACCTACACTTCGGGTTTTCAATATCATATTTTTGCAGCCTTCGATCTTTTTATACTTCAACGCGAAGGAGCAAAAAATGACTACCCTGAAGAAGTGGTTAAAAAAGCACAAGATTACCTGTATAACCTTCCAAAGGAAAAAGTTAAGGAGCTACAAGACACCATTCTTTATGGTCTTCCAGGATCGATGGAAACATACACCCCCGAAGCATTTAAAGAAATGTTGAAAAGCTACGAGGGCATTGACCGGACGATGTTAAAAGAACATCTAAGCTACTTTTTGAACGAAATTGTACCTGTTGCCGAAGAAGTGGGGATAAAAATGGCTGTACACCCCGATGATCCACCATGGAACCTGCTTGGTTTACCACGAATTGTTAGCACTTGCGACGATTTGAAAGAAATTGTAAATATGATCGACTCACCATCGAACGGTATTACATTATGTACCGGTTCATTAGGCGTTGGACATTTTAACGACCTTACAAAAATTGCTGCCGAATTGGCTCCGCACATCCATTTTGTGCATCTGCGGAATGTTGTTCGCGACAGTAGCCTCAACTTTCAGGAAGAAACATTTTTTGAAGGCGATATCGATATGATTGGTGTTGTAAAAGTTCTGGTAAAAGAAATGCAACACCGCCATGCACAAACCGGCGAACATGTTCAGTTGCCTGTTCGACCTGACCATGGCCACCAAATACTCGACGATGTTGGTAAAGAAAATTACCCGGGATACAGCCTTTACGGCAGGATGAAAAACCTGGCCGAAATAAAAGGCCTTACCATAGGAATAATGAATATGATGAAAGGGTAA
- a CDS encoding DUF2683 family protein has translation MATYTLTIDEKSKKGKSLLNLIKAMNEVVHIEPTTITQESQSPYNQSFVKEIQESRKSKGKVIKTEDLWK, from the coding sequence ATGGCAACATATACTTTAACAATTGACGAAAAATCAAAAAAAGGGAAAAGCTTACTTAACCTCATAAAAGCAATGAACGAGGTAGTTCATATTGAACCAACAACCATCACGCAAGAATCACAGAGCCCTTACAATCAATCCTTTGTTAAGGAAATTCAGGAATCAAGAAAAAGCAAAGGTAAAGTCATCAAGACTGAAGATTTATGGAAGTAG
- a CDS encoding cobalamin biosynthesis protein — MMTIIFFVALVFDLGFLTWVPSKITAFLISLSFGFSPYALGAWRWTGKQLLKGPELNGDTAEPAMAAGLGVRLGGMNFYKGVPIKKAQIGDEIELLSIRHIYQSIRVSYASAILMLLVSIFIAGRDMIL, encoded by the coding sequence ATGATGACCATCATCTTCTTCGTGGCGCTCGTCTTCGATCTCGGATTCCTCACCTGGGTTCCGTCGAAGATAACAGCTTTTCTTATCAGCTTATCTTTCGGTTTTTCACCTTATGCTTTAGGAGCATGGCGCTGGACAGGAAAGCAGTTGCTCAAGGGTCCTGAATTAAACGGCGACACAGCGGAGCCGGCTATGGCCGCAGGGCTTGGTGTTAGGCTGGGAGGAATGAACTTTTATAAAGGTGTTCCGATTAAGAAAGCGCAGATTGGCGATGAAATCGAGCTGTTATCTATCCGGCATATTTATCAAAGCATCCGGGTGTCGTATGCAAGCGCAATCCTCATGTTGTTGGTTTCGATTTTTATTGCAGGAAGGGATATGATTTTATGA